In Anoplopoma fimbria isolate UVic2021 breed Golden Eagle Sablefish chromosome 22, Afim_UVic_2022, whole genome shotgun sequence, a genomic segment contains:
- the iqcb1 gene encoding IQ calmodulin-binding motif-containing protein 1 isoform X1 codes for MEEEEQLREMKRQLEDEELNPEQRVGLLNVGLSEVLNSAALQSDSSVLSAVKSNLYLSGVLSHCVLLLSPDPRMPRGNWGAVAALAQLTSSCSVGVDPGRRSQAFHRLFLPSLMDGLLSLASQLMRRAECMSLFRKVMESVGWLLRSHTRLTSQVLSSVHYEHIQMCDDVTVSLLCVQMWIQTCTASRDFLSELSDDSVLLLLNEAVGQLAVSSDSSVGGASVRLILLMANQQELRVQPLLLGFRGLDSLLVKDWKGRGFDQEVDQLIELLQSDTRGLPQACTERVRAACVIQAAWRSYQTRRRVKSLKGAVSMLQRRYRARRRRQQQQKEAQRWEEELKYQVCVRRHQARREFHQKQRRLLQLLPPDQVQPYLQECERRAAVVIQSVWRGFRERRHYNNNNYTLRHTHTQQQAARTLQRAVRRFLQRRRAALVPPTTSFWIGQNGLTDSRRAELKRQVEDHVSGHPSSHVTREECERLHEEVQLLLLSELQRGDQRRREEQRVEALLAHTHTQLELLREAPPLSVVTTTDADSFLSPSGPIAARARDSHNAALQASRLPWWRTLGETAGDVDVFSPAHLQELEAELGGLFVGGVDGLNL; via the exons atggaggaagaggagcagctgaggGAGATGAAGAGGCAGCTGGAGGATGAAGAGCTGAACCCGGAGCAGAGAGTCGGCCTGCTGAACGTCGGCCTGAGCg AGGTTCTGAACTCGGCGGCGCTGCAGAGCGACTCCAGTGTTTTGTCTGCTGTGAAGTCTAACTTGTATCTGAGCGGCGTCCTGAGTCACTgcgtcctcctcctgtctccggATCCCAGAATGCCGCGGGGCAACTGGGGTGCCGTCGCCGCGCTCGCCCAGCTCACCAG ctCCTGTAGTGTGGGGGTGGATCCTGGTAGACGCTCCCAGGCCTTTCATAGGCTGTTCCTGCCGTCACTCATGGACGGCCTCCTCTCATTGGCCAGTCAGCTGATGAGGCGGGCCGAG tgcatgTCTCTCTTCAGGAAGGTGATGGAGTCGGTGGGCTGGCTGCTCAGGTCTCACACCCGTCTCACCTCACAGG TTCTCAGCTCGGTCCACTACGAGCACATCCAgatgtgtgatgatgtcactgtgtcTCTACTCTGCGTCCAGATGTGGATTCAAACCTGCACAGCCAGCag GGACTTCCTGTCTGAGTTGAGCGATGACTCCGTCCTGTTGCTGCTCAACGAGGCCGTCGGCCAATTAGCCGTCAGCTCTGACTCCTCGGTGGGCGGGGCCTCCGTCAGACTGATCCTCCTCATGGCCAATCAGCAGGAGCTCCGGGTCCAGCCCCTCCTCCTCGGcttcagag gtctggACAGCCTATTGGTCAAAGACTGGAAGGGGCGGGGCTTCGACCAGGAGGTGGATCAGCTGATTGAACTCCTCCAATCTGACACAAGGGGGCTACCACag GCGTGTACTGAGCGTGTGCGGGCGGCGTGTGTGATCCAGGCGGCCTGGAGGTCGTATCAGACCAGACGGAGGGTGAAGAGTCTGAAAGGAGCCGTCAGCATGCTGCAGAGGAGATACAG ggctcggaggaggaggcagcagcagcagaaggaggcGCAGCGATGGGAGGAGGAGTTGAAGTATCAG gtgtgtgtgaggCGTCATCAGGCGAGGAGGGAGTTCCACCAGAAACAGAGACGACTGCTGCAGCTACTTCCTCctg acCAGGTGCAGCCGTACCTGCAGGAGTGTGAGCGGCGTGCGGCCGTGGTGATCCAGAGCGTCTGGAGAGGCTTCAGAGAGAGACgacactacaacaacaacaactacacactgagacacacacacacacagcagcaagcCGCCAGGACGCTGCAGAGagcg GTGCGTCGCTTTCTGCAGCGAAGGCGTGCAGCGCTGGTCCCGCCCACCACGTCGTTCTGGATTGGTCAGAACGGCTTGACGGACAGCCGGAGGGCGGAGCtaaagagacaggtggaggacCACGTCTCTGGACATCCT TCGTCCCATGTGACCCGTGAGGAGTGTGAGCGTCTCCACGAGGAGGTGCAGCTGCTTCTGCTGTCggagctgcagagaggagaccagaggaggagggaggagcagcGGGTGGAGGCTCTgctggctcacacacacacacagctggagctgctccgag aagccccgcccctctctGTCGTCACGACAACGGACGCAGACTCCTTCCTCAGCCCGTCGGGTCCCATTGCCGCCCGCGCCCGAGACTCCCACAATGCAGCACTGCAGGCCAGCCGGCTGCCCTGGTGGAGAACGCTGGGGGAGACGGCAGGTGACGTTGATGTGTTTAGCCCCGCCCACCTGCAGGAGCTGGAGGCGGAGCTTGGAGGACTGTTTGTAGGGGGGGTGGACGGACTAAACCTTTAA
- the iqcb1 gene encoding IQ calmodulin-binding motif-containing protein 1 isoform X2: protein MEEEEQLREMKRQLEDEELNPEQRVGLLNVGLSEVLNSAALQSDSSVLSAVKSNLYLSGVLSHCVLLLSPDPRMPRGNWGAVAALAQLTSSCSVGVDPGRRSQAFHRLFLPSLMDGLLSLASQLMRRAECMSLFRKVMESVGWLLRSHTRLTSQVLSSVHYEHIQMCDDVTVSLLCVQMWIQTCTASRDFLSELSDDSVLLLLNEAVGQLAVSSDSSVGGASVRLILLMANQQELRVQPLLLGFRGLDSLLVKDWKGRGFDQEVDQLIELLQSDTRGLPQACTERVRAACVIQAAWRSYQTRRRVKSLKGAVSMLQRRYRARRRRQQQQKEAQRWEEELKYQVCVRRHQARREFHQKQRRLLQLLPPDQVQPYLQECERRAAVVIQSVWRGFRERRHYNNNNYTLRHTHTQQQAARTLQRAVRRFLQRRRAALVPPTTSFWIGQNGLTDSRRAELKRQVEDHVSGHPSSHVTREECERLHEEVQLLLLSELQRGDQRRREEQRVEALLAHTHTQLELLREAPPLSVVTTTDADSFLSPSGPIAARARDSHNAALQASRLPWWRTLGETADPSITLIDY, encoded by the exons atggaggaagaggagcagctgaggGAGATGAAGAGGCAGCTGGAGGATGAAGAGCTGAACCCGGAGCAGAGAGTCGGCCTGCTGAACGTCGGCCTGAGCg AGGTTCTGAACTCGGCGGCGCTGCAGAGCGACTCCAGTGTTTTGTCTGCTGTGAAGTCTAACTTGTATCTGAGCGGCGTCCTGAGTCACTgcgtcctcctcctgtctccggATCCCAGAATGCCGCGGGGCAACTGGGGTGCCGTCGCCGCGCTCGCCCAGCTCACCAG ctCCTGTAGTGTGGGGGTGGATCCTGGTAGACGCTCCCAGGCCTTTCATAGGCTGTTCCTGCCGTCACTCATGGACGGCCTCCTCTCATTGGCCAGTCAGCTGATGAGGCGGGCCGAG tgcatgTCTCTCTTCAGGAAGGTGATGGAGTCGGTGGGCTGGCTGCTCAGGTCTCACACCCGTCTCACCTCACAGG TTCTCAGCTCGGTCCACTACGAGCACATCCAgatgtgtgatgatgtcactgtgtcTCTACTCTGCGTCCAGATGTGGATTCAAACCTGCACAGCCAGCag GGACTTCCTGTCTGAGTTGAGCGATGACTCCGTCCTGTTGCTGCTCAACGAGGCCGTCGGCCAATTAGCCGTCAGCTCTGACTCCTCGGTGGGCGGGGCCTCCGTCAGACTGATCCTCCTCATGGCCAATCAGCAGGAGCTCCGGGTCCAGCCCCTCCTCCTCGGcttcagag gtctggACAGCCTATTGGTCAAAGACTGGAAGGGGCGGGGCTTCGACCAGGAGGTGGATCAGCTGATTGAACTCCTCCAATCTGACACAAGGGGGCTACCACag GCGTGTACTGAGCGTGTGCGGGCGGCGTGTGTGATCCAGGCGGCCTGGAGGTCGTATCAGACCAGACGGAGGGTGAAGAGTCTGAAAGGAGCCGTCAGCATGCTGCAGAGGAGATACAG ggctcggaggaggaggcagcagcagcagaaggaggcGCAGCGATGGGAGGAGGAGTTGAAGTATCAG gtgtgtgtgaggCGTCATCAGGCGAGGAGGGAGTTCCACCAGAAACAGAGACGACTGCTGCAGCTACTTCCTCctg acCAGGTGCAGCCGTACCTGCAGGAGTGTGAGCGGCGTGCGGCCGTGGTGATCCAGAGCGTCTGGAGAGGCTTCAGAGAGAGACgacactacaacaacaacaactacacactgagacacacacacacacagcagcaagcCGCCAGGACGCTGCAGAGagcg GTGCGTCGCTTTCTGCAGCGAAGGCGTGCAGCGCTGGTCCCGCCCACCACGTCGTTCTGGATTGGTCAGAACGGCTTGACGGACAGCCGGAGGGCGGAGCtaaagagacaggtggaggacCACGTCTCTGGACATCCT TCGTCCCATGTGACCCGTGAGGAGTGTGAGCGTCTCCACGAGGAGGTGCAGCTGCTTCTGCTGTCggagctgcagagaggagaccagaggaggagggaggagcagcGGGTGGAGGCTCTgctggctcacacacacacacagctggagctgctccgag aagccccgcccctctctGTCGTCACGACAACGGACGCAGACTCCTTCCTCAGCCCGTCGGGTCCCATTGCCGCCCGCGCCCGAGACTCCCACAATGCAGCACTGCAGGCCAGCCGGCTGCCCTGGTGGAGAACGCTGGGGGAGACGGCAG